The proteins below come from a single Isoptericola dokdonensis DS-3 genomic window:
- a CDS encoding Tat pathway signal sequence domain protein has translation MTGPDLQHADTLPPARGLSRRGVLVAGAGTALIAATAGTASASPVATGRHPGRPGTPSGTSGSVRRAHDFLDVMTNAYPAVNPGPRLAQSYADQLGLFSTAFVYDVALTICASLTGGRTDVARALADGLVFAQEHDPAHDDGRLRQGYNTGPYTFYDGNPQPYGLELPDGTANIGWQFGFLGTAVGDMAWPGIALLHAYAATGVRPYRDAAVRIGEWIVENTWSTRPLGGFSFGVDGGNVPVPNGSTEHNVDCVAFFRLLRAHAGGRRWADAAEHAREFVDRMWERRGGYYYTGTNDGVEINRDPLPLDPQTWGWLALRSDRNARALDWAASDLATRDVAGRGVSQLPAGVTISGVTFSSASLTSTATYNGLPVHPDGVWLEGTAQLACALVDRGRGRSDARRADALLDQVRRAQDLVGAGQTVGGAPLPARSGVVAASSLIDSGFGFGYFQAQHTGATSWYLMAQAGANPLQVGGLRPSRR, from the coding sequence ATGACCGGACCGGACCTCCAGCACGCCGACACCCTCCCGCCCGCGCGCGGTCTCAGCCGCCGCGGCGTCCTCGTCGCCGGCGCGGGCACCGCGCTGATCGCCGCCACCGCGGGCACCGCCTCCGCGAGCCCGGTCGCGACGGGCCGCCACCCCGGACGCCCGGGCACGCCGTCCGGCACCTCCGGTTCCGTGCGCCGCGCCCACGACTTCCTCGACGTCATGACCAACGCCTACCCGGCGGTCAACCCCGGCCCGCGCCTCGCGCAGTCCTACGCCGACCAGCTCGGGCTGTTCTCGACCGCCTTCGTCTACGACGTGGCCCTGACGATCTGCGCCTCCCTCACCGGCGGCCGCACCGACGTGGCCCGCGCCCTGGCCGACGGGCTCGTCTTCGCCCAGGAGCACGACCCCGCCCACGACGACGGTCGCCTGCGGCAGGGCTACAACACCGGCCCCTACACGTTCTACGACGGCAACCCGCAGCCCTACGGCCTGGAGCTGCCGGACGGGACGGCCAACATCGGCTGGCAGTTCGGGTTCCTCGGCACCGCCGTCGGCGACATGGCGTGGCCCGGGATCGCGCTGCTGCACGCGTACGCCGCGACCGGGGTGCGGCCCTACCGGGACGCCGCCGTGCGGATCGGGGAGTGGATCGTCGAGAACACGTGGTCGACCAGGCCGCTCGGCGGCTTCTCGTTCGGCGTCGACGGCGGGAACGTGCCCGTCCCGAACGGCTCGACCGAGCACAACGTCGACTGCGTCGCGTTCTTCCGGCTGCTGCGCGCGCACGCCGGCGGCCGCCGCTGGGCCGACGCCGCCGAGCACGCCCGCGAGTTCGTCGACCGCATGTGGGAGCGGCGCGGCGGCTACTACTACACCGGCACGAACGACGGCGTCGAGATCAACCGCGACCCGCTGCCGCTCGACCCCCAGACCTGGGGATGGCTCGCGCTGCGTAGCGACCGCAACGCCCGTGCCCTCGACTGGGCGGCGTCCGACCTCGCGACCCGCGACGTCGCCGGGCGGGGCGTCTCTCAGCTCCCGGCGGGCGTGACGATCTCCGGCGTCACGTTCTCCAGCGCCAGCCTCACCTCCACGGCGACGTACAACGGGCTGCCCGTGCACCCCGACGGCGTCTGGCTGGAAGGCACCGCCCAGCTCGCGTGCGCCCTCGTGGACCGCGGTCGGGGACGGTCCGACGCCCGCCGCGCCGACGCCCTGCTCGACCAGGTGCGCCGCGCCCAGGACCTGGTCGGGGCCGGCCAGACCGTGGGCGGTGCGCCGCTGCCCGCACGCTCGGGCGTGGTGGCGGCGTCGAGCCTCATCGACTCCGGCTTCGGGTTCGGCTACTTCCAGGCCCAGCACACCGGTGCCACGTCGTGGTACCTCATGGCGCAGGCGGGTGCCAACCCCCTCCAGGTCGGCGGCCTGCGCCCGTCGCGCCGCTGA
- a CDS encoding MaoC/PaaZ C-terminal domain-containing protein: protein MTVTGQTPGQRPSLDDLAVGDVVTTGTVELERASLVRYAGASGDLNPIHWDESFATEVGLPGVIAHGMLTMGSVVGVVVDWVGDPGAVVKYGTRFTKPVPVPPRGAATVEVSAAVGALDPEAGTARIDLTVSHDGAKVLGRTQVVVRLS, encoded by the coding sequence ATGACCGTCACCGGGCAGACGCCGGGGCAGAGGCCCTCCCTGGACGACCTCGCCGTCGGCGACGTCGTGACCACGGGCACCGTGGAGCTCGAGCGCGCGAGCCTCGTGCGCTACGCGGGTGCGAGCGGTGACCTCAACCCCATCCACTGGGACGAGTCGTTCGCCACCGAGGTCGGCCTGCCCGGCGTCATCGCCCACGGCATGCTGACGATGGGCTCCGTGGTGGGCGTCGTCGTCGACTGGGTCGGCGACCCGGGCGCGGTCGTGAAGTACGGGACCCGGTTCACCAAGCCCGTCCCGGTGCCGCCGCGCGGCGCCGCGACCGTCGAGGTGTCCGCCGCCGTCGGCGCCCTCGACCCGGAGGCCGGCACCGCCCGGATCGACCTCACCGTGTCGCACGACGGCGCGAAGGTCCTCGGGCGCACGCAGGTCGTCGTCCGGCTCTCCTGA
- a CDS encoding FAS1-like dehydratase domain-containing protein — MANPDFAGREYPASAPYSVGREKIREFATAVGAAHPAHHDLVAARGLGYPDVVAPPTFAVVIAQRAESPYVSDPAAGIDFSRVVHADEGFTHHRPIVAGDELVTVLHVDSVTQRSGISMVSTRCEIFAADDAGAPGEHVATVTSSLVIRPEES, encoded by the coding sequence GTGGCGAACCCTGACTTCGCGGGCCGCGAGTACCCGGCCTCCGCGCCGTACTCCGTCGGTCGCGAGAAGATCCGCGAGTTCGCCACGGCCGTCGGCGCCGCACACCCCGCGCACCACGACCTCGTGGCAGCGCGGGGTCTCGGCTATCCGGACGTCGTCGCGCCCCCGACCTTCGCGGTCGTGATCGCGCAGCGCGCCGAGTCGCCGTACGTCTCCGACCCGGCCGCCGGGATCGACTTCTCCCGGGTGGTGCATGCCGACGAAGGCTTCACCCACCACCGGCCGATCGTCGCCGGGGACGAGCTGGTCACCGTGCTGCACGTCGACTCCGTCACCCAGCGGTCCGGGATCTCCATGGTGAGCACCCGCTGCGAGATCTTCGCCGCGGACGACGCCGGCGCCCCCGGCGAGCACGTCGCCACCGTGACGTCCAGCCTCGTGATCCGCCCCGAGGAGTCCTGA
- the rpmG gene encoding 50S ribosomal protein L33 produces MASKSADVRPKITLACVDCKERNYITKKNRRNNPDRLEMAKFCPRCGKHTSHRETR; encoded by the coding sequence ATGGCTTCCAAGAGCGCGGACGTCCGCCCGAAGATCACGCTCGCCTGCGTGGACTGCAAGGAGCGGAACTACATCACCAAGAAGAACCGCCGGAACAACCCGGACCGTCTCGAGATGGCGAAGTTCTGCCCGCGCTGCGGCAAGCACACCTCGCACCGCGAGACCCGCTGA
- the rarD gene encoding EamA family transporter RarD: MTTPPAADRWGLPLGLGAYLLWGAMPLYFPLLKPAGALEIIAHRIVWSLLFCLVLLAATRTLGQLADVVRRPRTLAVLAVASVLIVVNWATYVYAVLSGHVLDAALGYYINPLVTTLLGVVLLRERLRTAQWFALGSGAAAVVVLSTGVGGLPWVSLVLAFSFGLYSLTKNRVGRTVGALPSLAAETAVATPFALAYLGWLVAQGTSTFAQEGAGHALLLVAAGVVTGVPLLLFGAAARRLPLSVVGMLQFLTPTLQFLVGLLVFGEHMSPVRWVGFGLVWVALVLLTVDGTRAARATRLAAAGPTTVVTEP; this comes from the coding sequence GTGACGACCCCTCCCGCCGCGGACCGCTGGGGGCTGCCCCTCGGTCTGGGCGCCTACCTCCTGTGGGGCGCCATGCCCCTCTACTTCCCGCTGCTGAAGCCGGCCGGTGCGCTGGAGATCATCGCGCACCGCATCGTCTGGTCCCTGCTGTTCTGCCTGGTGCTGCTCGCGGCCACCCGCACCCTGGGGCAGCTCGCGGACGTCGTGCGGCGCCCGCGCACCCTCGCGGTGCTCGCCGTCGCGTCGGTGCTCATCGTCGTCAACTGGGCCACGTACGTGTACGCGGTGCTGTCCGGGCACGTGCTCGACGCGGCGCTGGGCTACTACATCAACCCTCTCGTGACGACGCTCCTCGGGGTCGTGCTGCTCCGCGAACGGCTGCGCACCGCCCAGTGGTTCGCGCTCGGGTCCGGCGCGGCCGCCGTCGTCGTGCTCTCGACCGGCGTCGGCGGGCTGCCCTGGGTCTCGCTCGTGCTCGCGTTCTCGTTCGGCCTGTACTCCCTGACGAAGAACCGGGTGGGCCGCACGGTCGGGGCGCTGCCCAGCCTCGCGGCGGAGACCGCCGTCGCCACGCCGTTCGCCCTCGCCTACCTCGGCTGGCTCGTCGCCCAGGGCACCTCCACGTTCGCGCAGGAGGGCGCCGGGCACGCCCTGCTGCTCGTCGCGGCGGGGGTGGTGACCGGCGTGCCGCTGCTGCTCTTCGGGGCGGCGGCCCGGCGCCTGCCGCTGTCGGTGGTCGGCATGCTCCAGTTCCTCACCCCCACCCTGCAGTTCCTCGTGGGGCTGCTCGTCTTCGGCGAGCACATGTCCCCCGTGCGCTGGGTCGGGTTCGGGCTCGTCTGGGTCGCCCTGGTGCTCCTCACCGTGGACGGCACGCGCGCCGCCCGCGCCACCCGCCTGGCCGCCGCCGGACCGACTACGGTGGTCACCGAACCCTGA
- a CDS encoding YajQ family cyclic di-GMP-binding protein, with product MADSSFDIVSKVDRQEVDNALNQAAKEIAQRYDFRGVGASIAWSGEGVLLVANSAERVNAVLDVFETKLIKRGVSLKVLDTEDKEPQPSGKEYRLPVALKEGLSSENAKKITKIIRDEGPKAVKTQITGDEVRVTSKSRDDLQTVIALLKAADLDVALQFTNYR from the coding sequence GTGGCCGACTCGTCGTTCGACATCGTCTCCAAGGTCGACCGCCAGGAGGTCGACAACGCCCTCAACCAGGCCGCCAAGGAGATCGCGCAGCGCTACGACTTCCGGGGCGTCGGCGCCTCGATCGCCTGGTCCGGCGAGGGCGTCCTGCTCGTCGCCAACAGCGCCGAGCGCGTCAACGCCGTCCTCGACGTCTTCGAGACCAAGCTCATCAAGCGCGGCGTCTCCCTCAAGGTCCTCGACACCGAGGACAAGGAGCCGCAGCCGTCCGGCAAGGAGTACCGCCTGCCGGTCGCCCTCAAGGAGGGGCTGTCGAGCGAGAACGCGAAGAAGATCACCAAGATCATCCGCGACGAGGGCCCCAAGGCCGTCAAGACGCAGATCACCGGCGACGAGGTCCGCGTGACCTCCAAGAGCCGCGACGACCTGCAGACCGTCATCGCGCTGCTCAAGGCCGCCGACCTCGACGTGGCGCTGCAGTTCACGAACTACCGGTGA
- a CDS encoding HAD hydrolase family protein produces the protein MTLPRLVASDLDGTLLRSDGTVSPRTRAALRAVEDAGVEVVLVTARPPRWLDALADCVGDHGRVVCLGGAAVWDLASGTALDVQGFADDDVRALAADLRDAVPGVALALERTSGPVFDPWFPPDETGLPAHVRAATVEESLGGAVHEPGTVGKVLAVLPGRGLSTRVGDVQRGDVRDPAQEEFFAAVRAAVGDRAHLAFSGAAGLAELLPAGVTKDRALARWSARLGIDAADVWAFGDMPNDLPMLRWAGRGVAVANAHPDVLACADTVVASNDDDGVADLLESVLALR, from the coding sequence GTGACGCTCCCCCGCCTCGTCGCGTCCGACCTGGACGGCACGCTGCTGCGCTCGGACGGCACCGTCTCGCCGCGCACGCGGGCCGCGCTGCGCGCCGTCGAGGACGCCGGGGTGGAGGTCGTGCTGGTCACGGCCCGGCCACCGCGCTGGCTGGACGCGCTCGCCGACTGCGTGGGCGACCACGGGCGGGTCGTGTGCCTCGGCGGCGCGGCCGTGTGGGACCTCGCGTCCGGCACGGCCCTGGACGTCCAGGGGTTCGCCGACGACGACGTCCGCGCCCTGGCCGCGGACCTGCGGGACGCGGTGCCCGGCGTCGCGCTCGCCCTGGAGCGGACGTCGGGCCCGGTGTTCGACCCGTGGTTCCCGCCGGACGAGACGGGGCTGCCCGCGCACGTGCGTGCCGCGACCGTCGAGGAGTCCCTGGGCGGTGCCGTGCACGAGCCCGGCACCGTCGGGAAGGTCCTCGCCGTGCTCCCGGGGCGCGGCCTGTCGACCCGGGTGGGCGACGTGCAGCGCGGCGACGTGCGCGACCCCGCGCAGGAGGAGTTCTTCGCGGCGGTGCGGGCCGCCGTCGGCGACCGCGCGCACCTGGCGTTCTCCGGCGCCGCGGGGCTGGCCGAGCTGCTGCCCGCCGGGGTGACGAAGGACCGCGCGCTGGCCCGCTGGAGCGCCCGGCTCGGCATCGACGCCGCGGACGTGTGGGCGTTCGGCGACATGCCCAACGACCTGCCCATGCTGCGCTGGGCGGGCCGCGGCGTCGCGGTCGCCAACGCGCACCCCGACGTCCTGGCGTGCGCGGACACCGTGGTGGCGAGCAACGACGACGACGGCGTCGCGGACCTCCTGGAGAGCGTGCTCGCGCTGCGCTGA
- a CDS encoding potassium channel family protein — protein sequence MSSEPSLPLSLARRRAEVVGPRLRRWEDATERPLAVVGVLFLVAYAIPIAFPDVDRTVRVACLAFLGFTWVLFAVDYVVRVSLARRRWLYVRRHPLALAVVLVPVLRPLLLISVVGRLNQRGRRRLRGKVVRYAAVGTTLLVITASLVVTQAERWRPDATIKTLGDGVWWAMVTVTTVGYGDMAPVSTIGRAMAVLLMLGGIALLGVVTATLSSWLVEIVTAGPWDDDEVADELDADAVTSGGDDQGGEVRTGAAPGRFIDAGPGSMVAPEQVALLTAELRALRSEIADLRRRLPDEPA from the coding sequence ATGTCGTCCGAGCCGTCCCTGCCGCTGAGCCTCGCCCGCCGACGGGCCGAGGTCGTCGGGCCGCGCCTGCGCCGCTGGGAGGACGCCACCGAGCGGCCGCTGGCCGTCGTCGGCGTGCTGTTCCTCGTCGCGTACGCCATCCCGATCGCGTTCCCCGACGTGGACAGGACCGTCCGCGTCGCCTGCCTCGCGTTCCTCGGGTTCACGTGGGTGCTGTTCGCCGTCGACTACGTCGTCCGCGTCTCCCTGGCCCGACGCCGCTGGTTGTACGTGCGCCGGCACCCGTTGGCGCTCGCCGTCGTCCTCGTCCCCGTGCTGCGGCCCCTGCTGCTCATCTCGGTGGTCGGGCGGCTCAACCAGCGCGGTCGGCGCCGCCTGCGCGGCAAGGTGGTGCGGTACGCCGCGGTCGGGACCACCCTGCTGGTGATCACGGCGTCCCTCGTCGTCACCCAGGCCGAGCGCTGGCGCCCCGACGCGACCATCAAGACCCTCGGCGACGGCGTCTGGTGGGCGATGGTGACCGTCACGACCGTCGGCTACGGGGACATGGCGCCCGTCTCCACCATCGGGCGCGCGATGGCCGTGCTGCTCATGCTCGGCGGCATCGCGCTGCTCGGTGTCGTCACGGCCACGCTGTCGTCGTGGCTGGTCGAGATCGTCACCGCCGGCCCGTGGGACGACGACGAGGTCGCCGACGAGCTCGACGCGGACGCCGTGACGAGCGGGGGCGACGACCAGGGCGGGGAGGTGCGGACGGGTGCCGCCCCCGGCCGCTTCATCGACGCCGGCCCGGGGTCGATGGTCGCCCCGGAGCAGGTGGCGCTGCTCACCGCGGAGCTGCGGGCGCTGCGCTCCGAGATCGCCGACCTGCGGCGCCGGCTGCCCGACGAGCCCGCCTGA
- the htpX gene encoding zinc metalloprotease HtpX, giving the protein MGRQHFNGLKTVLLFGVLWAVLLGLWAVFFRGSQGMLFLFTALGLVGTFVGYWNSDKIAIKAMHAYPVTELEAPEMYRIVRELSTEARQPMPRLYISPTQAPNAFATGRNPKNAAVCCTEGILRLLDERELRGVLGHELMHVYNRDILTSSVASALAGVITSLAQFLLIFGGGDRREGGNPIAALALAILAPFAAMLIQMAISRTREYDADEDGAQLTGDPLALASALRKLDSGTSAAPLPQTQPLENVSHLMIANPFRGGGMAKLFATHPPMTERIARLEKMAGGTGFGPGGITRY; this is encoded by the coding sequence GTGGGTCGTCAGCACTTCAACGGGCTCAAGACGGTGCTCCTCTTCGGGGTGCTGTGGGCGGTCCTCCTGGGCCTGTGGGCGGTGTTCTTCCGCGGCAGCCAGGGCATGCTGTTCCTCTTCACCGCCCTCGGCCTCGTCGGCACGTTCGTCGGGTACTGGAACTCGGACAAGATCGCGATCAAGGCGATGCACGCCTACCCGGTCACCGAGCTCGAGGCGCCGGAGATGTACCGCATCGTGCGCGAGCTCTCCACCGAGGCCCGCCAGCCCATGCCGCGCCTGTACATCTCGCCCACCCAGGCGCCGAACGCGTTCGCGACGGGCCGCAACCCGAAGAACGCGGCCGTCTGCTGCACGGAGGGCATCCTGCGGCTCCTCGACGAGCGGGAGCTGCGCGGCGTGCTCGGGCACGAGCTCATGCACGTCTACAACCGCGACATCCTCACGTCGTCCGTGGCGTCCGCGCTGGCGGGCGTCATCACGTCGCTCGCGCAGTTCCTGCTGATCTTCGGCGGGGGCGACCGCCGCGAGGGCGGCAACCCGATCGCCGCCCTGGCGCTGGCGATCCTGGCGCCGTTCGCGGCGATGCTCATCCAGATGGCGATCTCCCGGACCCGCGAGTACGACGCCGACGAGGACGGCGCCCAGCTCACCGGCGACCCGCTGGCGCTCGCCTCGGCGCTGCGCAAGCTGGACAGCGGCACGTCCGCCGCGCCGCTGCCGCAGACGCAGCCGCTGGAGAACGTCTCCCACCTCATGATCGCCAACCCCTTCCGCGGCGGCGGCATGGCCAAGCTGTTCGCCACCCACCCGCCGATGACCGAGCGCATCGCGCGCCTCGAGAAGATGGCCGGCGGCACCGGGTTCGGCCCCGGTGGCATCACCCGCTACTGA
- a CDS encoding WXG100 family type VII secretion target, whose translation MANVNVSYDELRSQAGQLRNGQQQLTEILQTLQTQVNNLVASGFVTDQASGAFQTSYEEFTTGTTQAIEGLEGMASFLEQTAQTLSDVDAQLAQGIRG comes from the coding sequence ATGGCGAACGTCAACGTGTCCTACGACGAGCTGCGGTCCCAGGCCGGCCAGCTGCGCAACGGCCAGCAGCAGCTGACCGAGATCCTGCAGACCCTGCAGACCCAGGTGAACAACCTGGTCGCCTCCGGCTTCGTCACCGACCAGGCCTCCGGCGCGTTCCAGACCTCCTACGAGGAGTTCACCACGGGCACCACCCAGGCCATCGAGGGCCTGGAGGGCATGGCCTCGTTCCTCGAGCAGACCGCCCAGACGCTGTCCGACGTGGACGCCCAGCTCGCGCAGGGCATCCGCGGCTGA